In a single window of the Pseudodesulfovibrio profundus genome:
- a CDS encoding histidine phosphatase family protein: MIVLMRHVHTDGGSGRCIGRTEVPLSAQGVQQAVEASAVLRECGFLRLCTSPATRAIRTIEPLAAELGVQAEIVPELNEINMGAWDGQTFDAIRTQYPAEYVRRGENFSDFKPPRGESFNDVADRAMPILNRLASGPQHVLAVTHAGVIRSVLCRITGHTMDDPFHYSPGYAQCTVFTAVNGGVELIQTTVDVSSLPSFLV, from the coding sequence GTGATTGTTCTCATGCGGCATGTACATACAGACGGGGGCAGCGGGCGGTGCATCGGCAGAACGGAAGTCCCGTTATCTGCACAAGGAGTTCAGCAGGCCGTTGAAGCAAGCGCTGTGTTGCGAGAATGTGGATTCCTTCGTCTTTGCACAAGTCCGGCAACTCGGGCCATCAGGACAATCGAGCCGCTGGCGGCCGAACTTGGTGTTCAAGCGGAGATTGTCCCTGAATTGAATGAAATTAATATGGGGGCGTGGGATGGACAGACCTTTGATGCGATCCGTACGCAATATCCTGCCGAGTACGTTCGTCGTGGCGAAAATTTCAGCGATTTCAAACCGCCGCGAGGCGAGTCGTTCAATGATGTTGCTGACCGGGCTATGCCGATTCTGAATCGATTGGCGTCAGGACCGCAACATGTGCTGGCGGTTACCCATGCCGGGGTTATTCGTTCTGTCCTGTGTCGAATTACCGGACATACAATGGACGATCCGTTTCACTATAGCCCTGGCTATGCTCAGTGCACGGTTTTTACTGCGGTAAATGGGGGTGTTGAATTGATTCAAACTACTGTCGACGTATCGAGTTTGCCATCCTTTCTGGTGTAG
- a CDS encoding HD domain-containing protein, whose amino-acid sequence MRSVLERHDAEALDLEVADSGTLLDLDHSDDYELALSLYGRGHPTPGECEQLWLMAGGTRHVMEHCQAVSRVARALCEAFNEQCKATPLDVGLVLGAALTHDIGKGTKRHEEAGAELLKRHGFHAAADVVRIHFDTALGPDDALLEKDIVFLADKLVRCHRPVPLEERYLEKVKQYAHEPGAKQAILGRLERARALMARFEDEAGDSAERLAREALS is encoded by the coding sequence TTGCGGAGCGTTCTGGAGAGGCATGATGCTGAAGCTCTGGACCTTGAGGTTGCTGATAGCGGTACGCTCCTTGATCTTGATCATTCCGATGATTATGAGCTCGCCTTGAGTTTGTACGGGCGCGGCCATCCCACGCCGGGCGAATGTGAACAATTATGGCTGATGGCGGGTGGAACCAGACATGTCATGGAGCACTGCCAGGCAGTATCGCGAGTGGCTAGGGCGTTGTGCGAGGCCTTTAACGAGCAGTGCAAGGCAACCCCGCTCGATGTTGGGCTTGTATTGGGAGCGGCTCTGACACACGACATAGGTAAAGGCACGAAACGTCATGAGGAAGCTGGAGCAGAGCTTCTGAAAAGGCATGGCTTTCATGCTGCGGCAGATGTAGTTCGCATTCATTTTGATACTGCGCTGGGACCGGATGATGCCTTGTTGGAGAAGGATATCGTCTTTTTGGCTGACAAGCTGGTTCGTTGTCACAGACCGGTCCCTCTGGAAGAACGATACCTGGAGAAGGTCAAGCAATACGCCCATGAACCCGGAGCAAAGCAAGCCATCCTTGGTCGTTTGGAGAGAGCCAGAGCGCTTATGGCTCGGTTCGAAGATGAGGCCGGCGACAGCGCCGAACGGTTGGCGCGGGAGGCGCTTTCGTGA
- a CDS encoding GFA family protein — protein MVYAGSCLCGKVAYEVTGEFENFFLCHCERCRKDTGSAHAANLFSKTAELRWLKGEELVRTHDFESSGHIKSFCTQCGSALPNLQMDGTLLVVPAGSLDCDVPIQPDGHIFYERRANWDEHLELVERFDRLPGEEGDS, from the coding sequence ATGGTATATGCAGGATCGTGTCTGTGCGGAAAGGTCGCCTATGAAGTGACTGGTGAGTTTGAGAATTTCTTTCTGTGCCACTGTGAACGTTGTCGAAAAGATACCGGCTCTGCCCATGCGGCCAATCTGTTTTCAAAAACAGCAGAACTGCGTTGGCTTAAGGGAGAGGAGCTTGTTCGGACCCATGATTTTGAATCCAGCGGTCATATCAAAAGTTTCTGCACTCAATGCGGTTCCGCGCTTCCCAACCTTCAGATGGATGGAACGCTGCTGGTCGTGCCTGCCGGTAGTCTTGATTGCGATGTTCCGATACAGCCGGATGGTCATATCTTTTACGAGAGAAGGGCGAACTGGGATGAACATTTGGAGTTGGTTGAGCGATTTGATCGGCTCCCCGGAGAAGAGGGCGATTCCTGA
- a CDS encoding extracellular solute-binding protein, whose translation MKKIVVFALLSLFVMTGAAQAETLKLLTWKGYAPQKLIDAFEKETGIDVEVTFSNNEEMIAKLRATRGAGFDLAQPSQDRIASVQKKFNLYQPLDYSKIDSSLFIPSMLEAVKKNTRVGSDSYAVPFCWGTSGLIVNSDKAAEADSFKALIDPKYKGRVSYRLKRPTLIAMGFALGYDPFALYDDPKAYKEMLDKIADAMIEAKPVVKNYWANGDSLLESMRSEEVYVAMAWDAGGWKLHGDNKAIDFKAPKEGALGWIDTFTIPSKAKNVDAAYKWINFIMKPENAGYFSSQEKYATASQGALKYTDEAVAANFDRSFPQATIDNIKWYPPVPAKLESMEGKILDKIKAAQ comes from the coding sequence ATGAAGAAAATTGTTGTATTCGCTCTACTGTCCCTGTTCGTCATGACTGGTGCGGCCCAGGCGGAAACGTTGAAACTGTTAACCTGGAAGGGGTATGCTCCTCAGAAATTGATCGATGCATTTGAAAAGGAAACCGGCATCGATGTGGAAGTCACGTTTTCCAATAACGAGGAGATGATCGCCAAGCTCCGGGCTACCCGCGGTGCCGGGTTCGACTTGGCTCAACCATCCCAGGACAGGATCGCTTCTGTTCAAAAGAAATTCAATCTCTATCAACCCCTGGACTACTCCAAAATAGACAGCTCCCTGTTCATCCCGTCCATGCTTGAGGCGGTCAAAAAGAATACTCGCGTGGGCAGTGATTCCTATGCGGTACCGTTCTGCTGGGGAACCTCCGGCCTCATCGTCAATAGCGACAAGGCTGCCGAAGCTGATTCCTTCAAGGCGCTGATTGATCCCAAATACAAAGGTCGTGTGAGCTACCGTCTGAAACGGCCCACGCTGATCGCCATGGGCTTTGCTCTGGGGTATGACCCGTTCGCACTGTATGACGACCCTAAAGCCTACAAAGAGATGCTCGACAAGATTGCGGATGCAATGATCGAAGCCAAGCCTGTGGTGAAGAATTACTGGGCTAACGGCGATTCGCTGCTGGAATCCATGCGCTCGGAAGAGGTTTACGTTGCCATGGCATGGGATGCCGGTGGATGGAAGCTGCATGGCGATAACAAGGCAATTGACTTCAAGGCTCCCAAAGAGGGTGCTCTCGGCTGGATCGATACGTTCACCATTCCCTCCAAGGCCAAGAATGTGGATGCCGCCTACAAGTGGATCAACTTCATCATGAAGCCTGAAAACGCCGGGTATTTCTCTTCTCAGGAAAAGTACGCCACGGCATCCCAGGGCGCTCTGAAGTACACGGATGAAGCTGTGGCCGCCAACTTCGATCGATCCTTCCCGCAGGCCACCATCGATAATATCAAATGGTATCCGCCGGTTCCTGCCAAGCTGGAAAGCATGGAAGGTAAAATCCTGGATAAGATCAAGGCCGCCCAATAG
- a CDS encoding DUF1499 domain-containing protein: MKILVTLILGSIALLFLLGFFSKPPKTLGVTNGKLAQCTEAKNCVSSQAGDEAHSIAPIEATGASKRVTTLLTKSINAMGGKVVSIEGPYLWAEFTSKVFRFVDDVECYYDQESGVIHIRSASRVGYYDFNANRKRVEELRQKFLAHN, encoded by the coding sequence ATGAAAATACTCGTCACTCTCATACTTGGCTCGATAGCGCTGTTGTTTCTGCTTGGTTTCTTCAGCAAGCCGCCTAAGACACTTGGCGTGACAAATGGAAAACTTGCCCAGTGCACGGAGGCAAAGAACTGCGTATCATCCCAAGCAGGGGATGAGGCTCATTCGATAGCCCCCATTGAAGCAACTGGTGCTAGTAAGAGAGTGACAACTCTGCTCACCAAATCCATCAACGCCATGGGAGGCAAGGTTGTCTCAATTGAGGGGCCATACCTTTGGGCGGAATTCACCTCAAAAGTCTTCCGTTTTGTGGATGATGTGGAGTGTTACTATGACCAGGAATCCGGCGTCATACACATCCGCTCGGCATCACGGGTGGGATATTATGATTTCAACGCTAACAGAAAACGTGTTGAAGAGTTGAGACAGAAATTCTTGGCCCACAATTAA
- a CDS encoding IS5 family transposase: protein MLLFLHPKEEGMAIRQKGPRLGDYFLGHRRTKTTFLDEINELIDWQPINAFLCKKIRRKANAVGNPAYPPLAMFKILLLQRWYNLSDPGVEQALLDRLSFVRFTGFSIEDDVPDETTICRFRNGLIRLKVLDSLLDMLNRQLEGQGLLVREGAVVDASVVESQRRPRKVIDVMPEDRSEDAEEQDGPVDCRVSYSDDEEAAWLRKRNRAYYGYKLHAATDSRDGFLLCGHITPANHSDTGEFERLVNGVGLDPGARVYADKGYCSGKNRDILFDRDLEDGTMDKTPRGGRLTDFEKTRNRDISSIRQIVERAFGTLKRGYAFFRSRYVGREKVEGEFHILAMAFNLKKAVRLARA, encoded by the coding sequence ATGCTATTATTTCTCCATCCAAAGGAGGAAGGCATGGCTATTCGGCAGAAAGGACCTCGGTTGGGTGATTACTTCCTGGGGCACCGCAGAACCAAGACCACATTTCTGGATGAGATCAACGAACTCATCGACTGGCAGCCCATCAACGCCTTTCTGTGCAAGAAGATCAGGCGCAAGGCCAACGCCGTGGGCAATCCCGCCTATCCGCCTCTGGCGATGTTCAAGATTCTGCTCTTGCAGCGTTGGTACAACCTGAGTGATCCGGGCGTGGAGCAGGCGCTGCTCGACCGGCTCTCCTTTGTCAGATTTACCGGTTTTTCCATCGAGGACGACGTGCCGGACGAGACCACCATATGCCGTTTCCGTAACGGTTTGATCCGCCTGAAGGTGCTGGACTCCTTGCTCGACATGCTTAACCGCCAGCTTGAAGGACAAGGGCTTCTTGTCCGTGAGGGAGCCGTGGTGGACGCCTCGGTAGTCGAGTCGCAGCGGCGGCCGCGCAAGGTTATCGACGTGATGCCTGAGGACCGTTCCGAGGACGCCGAAGAACAGGATGGGCCGGTGGACTGCCGGGTCAGCTATTCGGATGACGAGGAGGCGGCCTGGCTCCGCAAGAGAAATCGGGCCTATTACGGCTACAAGCTCCATGCCGCGACGGACAGTCGAGACGGGTTTCTGCTCTGTGGTCACATCACTCCCGCGAACCATTCGGACACGGGCGAATTCGAGCGGCTCGTGAATGGCGTCGGCCTTGATCCCGGCGCACGGGTTTATGCGGACAAGGGCTATTGCAGCGGGAAGAACCGGGACATTCTGTTTGATCGCGATTTGGAGGACGGAACCATGGACAAGACGCCTCGTGGCGGCAGGCTGACAGACTTCGAAAAGACCCGCAACCGTGACATCAGCAGCATTCGGCAAATAGTCGAGCGGGCCTTCGGCACACTCAAACGTGGCTACGCATTCTTTCGGTCCCGATACGTGGGTCGTGAGAAGGTGGAGGGAGAGTTCCACATCCTCGCCATGGCGTTCAATTTGAAAAAAGCTGTTCGACTGGCGCGAGCCTGA
- a CDS encoding TspO/MBR family protein, with amino-acid sequence MVKRYGVLAVFIFTHIMAGSLVGSFFPPGPWVEQLVKPPFYPPAIVFPVVWTLLYASMGVSLWVFWLADGSAKGQGYLWYSAQLVVNLLFTPLMFGLQSTMLGSLDTLILVLFLGKTITLFYRFSPKAACILLPYFLWTCFASVLAISLWVLNG; translated from the coding sequence ATGGTTAAGCGGTATGGGGTGCTTGCAGTCTTCATTTTTACTCATATCATGGCAGGCTCTTTGGTAGGCTCGTTCTTTCCTCCCGGGCCTTGGGTCGAGCAGTTGGTTAAGCCGCCGTTTTACCCTCCGGCCATTGTTTTCCCAGTCGTGTGGACACTCCTTTATGCATCAATGGGTGTTTCGCTGTGGGTGTTCTGGCTTGCAGATGGCTCAGCCAAAGGGCAAGGATACCTGTGGTACTCGGCTCAGTTGGTTGTAAACCTACTATTCACACCATTGATGTTCGGTCTGCAAAGTACCATGTTGGGCAGTCTCGATACCCTCATCCTGGTTTTGTTTTTGGGAAAAACAATCACGCTTTTTTACCGTTTCTCACCAAAGGCAGCCTGCATTCTCCTTCCATATTTTTTGTGGACTTGCTTCGCTTCGGTACTCGCTATCAGTCTTTGGGTGCTGAATGGATGA
- a CDS encoding UTRA domain-containing protein: MGERKEKPQYLTLKRFILELLRKGKLSPHEKLPSERDLTKQFALNRNTVRHALGILEREGKIYRSGRKGWFASGQRLVFDPSKEHVNFDKLARKQGFTPAWQVLESGTMQATGELQELFNVEEGTELFHVFETGSLDGHQVYYSEYFFLAEICPGFLPKIVSRPMTDVLREDYSIHLYQKDLLIRPINMEEETASHIGLPTHSPGIFFRRIKNSQQGRIVQVDYEYWRADSIELRSTFSS, from the coding sequence ATGGGAGAAAGAAAAGAAAAACCACAGTACCTTACGTTGAAAAGGTTCATTTTGGAACTTTTACGCAAAGGGAAGCTCTCCCCTCATGAAAAACTCCCCAGTGAACGCGATTTAACCAAGCAGTTCGCCCTCAACAGAAACACTGTGCGTCATGCGCTTGGCATCCTCGAACGAGAGGGGAAAATTTATCGATCAGGGCGCAAGGGATGGTTTGCCAGCGGTCAGCGATTGGTATTTGACCCAAGCAAGGAACACGTGAACTTTGATAAACTGGCTCGCAAACAAGGGTTCACCCCAGCCTGGCAGGTGCTGGAAAGCGGAACCATGCAGGCGACCGGCGAACTGCAAGAGCTATTCAATGTAGAGGAAGGAACGGAGCTGTTTCACGTCTTTGAAACAGGCAGCCTGGACGGGCATCAGGTATATTATTCGGAATACTTTTTTCTGGCTGAAATCTGTCCGGGATTTCTGCCGAAAATTGTCTCACGTCCCATGACAGATGTTCTACGGGAGGATTATTCCATCCATCTGTACCAAAAGGATTTACTGATCCGTCCCATCAACATGGAGGAGGAAACCGCCAGCCACATTGGGTTGCCCACACACTCCCCAGGGATATTTTTCCGACGCATCAAAAACTCGCAACAGGGACGCATCGTGCAGGTCGATTACGAATACTGGCGAGCAGATTCGATTGAACTACGGAGCACTTTTTCTTCATAA
- a CDS encoding pyridoxamine 5'-phosphate oxidase family protein: protein MSELREYFDNTKGFGVLSTADANGEVNAAVYSRPHVMDDGSLAIVMNDRLSHSNVVATQKAHFLFRENSSGYKGKRLSLTMLREEEDTELLFELCRRCKIDEEQPTKRRFLVFFRVDKELPLIGS, encoded by the coding sequence ATGTCTGAATTGAGAGAATATTTCGACAACACCAAGGGATTTGGCGTATTATCTACTGCTGATGCCAATGGAGAAGTGAATGCAGCCGTGTATTCAAGACCACACGTTATGGATGACGGGTCGCTTGCGATTGTCATGAATGATCGTCTGAGTCACAGTAATGTTGTCGCCACGCAAAAGGCCCACTTCCTATTCAGGGAGAATTCCTCGGGATACAAGGGAAAGCGGTTGTCTTTGACAATGTTGCGCGAAGAGGAAGATACAGAGTTGCTGTTCGAACTGTGTCGACGTTGCAAGATTGACGAAGAGCAGCCCACCAAGCGACGGTTTTTGGTCTTTTTCAGGGTGGATAAGGAACTTCCTTTGATCGGTTCTTAG
- a CDS encoding THxN family PEP-CTERM protein — protein MITNVSKVFMILCLTILFSTPALAAQITQWEYSVSYEFNDYWNQDNTQTGLTPESYVNGAGETVNSLSWGDGDQSSIGFITKSGTVDTGTTVDIIDHMFHDNQPVTGNYSLHGAMMAANLTLKGIDPVTGAVNSFDTVLEFMFFETDNTHIFNPSRNNDVFLLVNPEASIEQFDYMGYNYTFSFTSGLGQLDMDSLAGMDHNGTTVLQTLEDLGYGDVTYDTFFIWAFENGWVDDPEYNLFGWTTVEGDTTYASSQLTVVSNGPIPTPEPSTFAIFGLGLVGLFFAGRRIRQ, from the coding sequence ATGATAACCAATGTTTCTAAAGTCTTTATGATACTCTGCCTGACTATACTTTTTTCAACTCCAGCCCTTGCTGCTCAAATCACTCAGTGGGAATATTCGGTTTCTTATGAGTTTAATGACTATTGGAATCAGGACAATACCCAGACCGGGTTAACGCCAGAAAGCTACGTCAATGGAGCCGGGGAAACTGTTAATTCGTTGAGCTGGGGCGATGGTGATCAAAGCTCGATTGGATTCATTACCAAGAGTGGTACCGTTGATACCGGGACCACTGTGGATATCATCGACCACATGTTTCATGATAATCAGCCTGTTACCGGCAACTATTCCCTTCATGGTGCCATGATGGCTGCCAACCTGACGTTGAAGGGTATTGATCCTGTCACGGGTGCCGTGAATTCTTTCGATACAGTGCTAGAGTTCATGTTCTTTGAGACTGACAATACGCATATCTTCAATCCATCACGCAACAATGATGTGTTTCTGCTCGTCAATCCCGAGGCTTCCATCGAACAGTTCGATTACATGGGCTACAACTACACATTCTCCTTTACCAGTGGGCTTGGACAACTGGATATGGATTCCCTGGCGGGCATGGACCACAACGGTACCACCGTTCTCCAGACCCTTGAAGACTTGGGCTATGGGGATGTCACTTACGACACCTTCTTTATTTGGGCCTTTGAAAATGGTTGGGTCGACGATCCCGAGTACAATCTTTTTGGTTGGACCACGGTCGAGGGTGATACGACATATGCCAGCTCGCAACTGACTGTTGTTTCCAATGGTCCGATTCCGACACCGGAGCCTTCCACTTTCGCCATTTTCGGACTGGGCCTTGTTGGCTTGTTCTTCGCTGGTCGCAGAATTCGTCAGTAG